Proteins from a single region of Anaerolineae bacterium:
- a CDS encoding hydrogenase iron-sulfur subunit → MATEAFEPKIVAFFCNWCTYMAADLAGVSRMKYAPNVRIIRLMCSGRIDPQFILEAFARGADGVLIGGCHPGDCHYMEGNYKNLRRFKLLQRVLKEMGIEEERLRLEWISASEGEKLARVVNEMAETVQRLGPLNLPGKMRAWDAEAMLAEMAAETLVPSLQAAA, encoded by the coding sequence ATGGCCACCGAGGCGTTTGAACCCAAAATCGTGGCCTTTTTCTGCAACTGGTGCACATATATGGCTGCCGACTTGGCCGGAGTCTCGCGGATGAAATACGCCCCTAACGTGCGTATCATCCGTCTTATGTGCTCAGGGCGGATAGATCCTCAGTTCATCCTGGAGGCGTTCGCACGGGGGGCGGATGGTGTCCTCATCGGCGGCTGCCATCCGGGTGATTGCCATTACATGGAAGGAAATTACAAAAATCTACGGCGTTTTAAACTTTTGCAGCGAGTCTTGAAGGAGATGGGCATCGAAGAGGAGCGGTTGCGGTTGGAGTGGATCTCGGCCTCAGAAGGCGAGAAGCTGGCCCGCGTCGTGAACGAGATGGCGGAGACGGTGCAGCGGCTGGGACCGCTGAACCTGCCGGGAAAGATGCGAGCTTGGGATGCCGAGGCGATGCTGGCGGAGATGGCCGCGGAGACGCTCGTCCCCTCGCTCCAAGCTGCGGCGTAA